AATTCAAGCTATGACATGTAAGTTATATACCACCAAAATAATAAAGCCTGTGCAGactattaaatgttttgtgaaaatatagAATGCTGTAGAAAACACTGTATGTTCAGTACTGAATCACTGGAATGGACCTGCACAACTATCATGTGGGTTTAAGGTATTTAGAGCATAATCAGTATTTATAAATATCTTATCTTTGAAAActatttaaattgcttttttaaagaaagtctgGGAGTAATGACTCTAACTctatatcttccaccactccaAAAAACTATAAATACCATAGCAAGAGCTCCTCTCTCTTACCCACACTCGTCTTTCTCCATAACTCTTCCAACCCTTCTCTACTCCTGAGTGAACTTTTGTCTCCTTGCGGGGTTCTAGCTCCTCCCCCTTCTCCAATGGGTGGGGCCTCAACCAAGTGGGTGGAGTCAGAATCTCTGATGCCAAACTgtcctaaaaaaacattaacaagaaCATTCTTAGTGTGTGATTCCATtacttgtaaaataaaatgtggagCAAATATTTGCACAGTGCTAAAGGCCTTTATATCCTTCTCATGTTAATTAGCTATAAAATTTAGTTTTACTGGGACTcttaaagactttaaaaaatatctatTTAAATGACCAAATGCTTCTTCattcagaaaattatttttttctctttttatttctaGGATGAACTCCACAGCTTCAACACTCTCTTTATCAAGTGATTACGTCTATTTATACGATGACTATGAACCCTGTAGCACAGATACTACCATAACACTGGGGTCCAACTTCCTGCCAGTGCTCTTCTCTCTTGTCTTTGTTGTGGGCCTGGCAGGCAACAGTGTGGTGCTGCTGATCCTCATTAAGCACATTAGACTGAAGAACATGACAGATGTCTGCCTTCTGAATTTGGCAATATCGGACCTGCTCTTTGTCCTGTCACTTCCTTTCTGGGCGTACTATACATCTGATCATGAGATTGTAAGCACTGCCCTCTGCAAAGCTATCGTTGGCCTTTATCAGATTGGTTTCTACAGCAGCGTATTGTTCGTGACTCTCATGAGTATAGACAGGTACCTTGCCATAGTCCACGCTGTGTTTGCTATGAGAGCCAGAACTCTGTGCTTTGGAGTAGTGGCAAGCATTGGCATCTGGACTGTGGCCATCTGTGGTTCTATTCCAGCCATGGCCTTTAACAAGGTTGTAGCACCTGAAAGCACAACCTGCCAACCTGAATACCCCATAGGTGAAGAAAAGATATGGAAGCTGATTCATAATTTTGAAGACAATGTTCTGGGCCTGATTATTCCTTTGCCTATCATGATATACTGTTACGTAAGCATTCTTATCGTGCTGTTAAGGTCCAGGAACTCCAAAAGGCACCGAGCcataaaacttattttcatggtcgtgtgtgtgtttgttgtgttcagGTTGCCATATAATGTTGTAGTTTTCATGAAGTCCTTGCAAGAGTTTGGGATTGGAGACAAGTGTGAAAACGCTAAGCGGATTGAACTGGCTTTGCAGTTGACAGAAACTGTTGCGCTCATTCATTGTTGTGTGAACCCTTTCATATATGCTTTCGTTGGagagaaatttaggaagcaCATGAATCACATGTTTTCTAGATTTTCTCTTTGTGCATATTTCTGTAAGCAGACAAGTATTCATATGAAAGTCTCTGAAAACGAAACCTCCAACACACCGTTGTAATTTTGGTTTTCAAGTGTTTGTTGTGAAGTTCTTTTGGATTGGTGATTCAAAATCTGGCTGTATGTGACTTATGTCTCTTCTTATTTTTGTTCCTTCTGAGCTCTAAATTACTGATTAGAAAATTCACAATTGAACTCATATCGTCTTATTTATACATTGCAATTGTTCAAAACTCTTTAACACATGGATTTAATTCAGTTAAGTGTTCCATTAAGAAATTTACTACTCAGATGGAACAAAAAACAGAGACCACATTGCTTCTTAAGTACCAGCATTGGGAATCGTGTTTTGTATGATACTAAATTGTAGGTCTagaaattaagatttttaaaaaaaatttgaaGAGGTGATTTAAACCAATAATTCTGCTATAATACTGCATGAGAATCAGATGAGTAGCTGCAGGTTTTCATCCTATTCAGGAAAGAGGAACACATTTTGCTCAAGTAAAAGTTGGGGAAATATGTACAAAAACACGTTTTATGGTAAAATGTATTGAAATACCTGTCCACACACTGATAATACATTATCCAAACATTGACAACATTTAAAGTTGTTTGGCATCTTACTTATGTAATGGAAGAACTTGTGAATCTGAACTTTGCTGTTGTACATACTTTATAATTTTTCTAAGTAGAACAACTCAATGTAAATTAGCTACAGCTACATTTTCACAAGTTTTGGAGGTTATACACTGTACTTTAAAACTACAGAGCCTGATTTATAAAGTAAAACAGGGTGataatgctttttattttaggtTAAAAACAATTCCAGTTAAtcctgtttatactgtatgtagtataaTATAATCTAATGTAACTACAGTGTAGTTAAAATTTATTgttaatgcatttaaataaaaatgtgtgtatAACTGTTGAATGATTGGTGATTGTCTCAGGAGACAATGCCTATTGCTATATTAATTTTCGTTACACAATATGTAGACTTTTTATGTActtcaaaacagaataaaaggtATGTTATATacgtaaaagcttttttttcatcttcaCGCTCAAATTGATAATTTTCCTGAACTGAAGGGCTCCACATTCTGTCTTTGCAGTTATCTGCAAAAGAGGCCAATATGTTCAGCTTCTTGCAACTATTTAACACTGCATCTCATTATCATGGTAAGTGACTAAAGGTAATAAATTAAAAGTTACAGAAGGCTGTGTAAAATTGTGAATAATATCAGGACAATTAGGGCAGCAGTATGAATTGAACCTTTTCATTTGGATTTGcattctttctttttctaaacTCCCTATCTGGAGTCAGCAATTATTCTTCATGATTCACTGCTCccagcacaaacacagacaccagaGGCACCAGAACCCATCTGtgattttccacattttttttcctcctcttcctgttTCTCATTCACATTTTGAGTTCGCTAGTGCCCCTGTGAGACACAGCCAGGAAAAAGACAGCCAGAAGGCTCACAGACACCCAGTGTGTCAAGAAAGTGGCAGTGTGTGGCTTATCACAAGCCCAGATGCTAATATACTCATATACCCAAGACACTCACATACTGCAGACAACTGCAAACACAGTGCTGCTGTTTAagactcagagacacacagGAACAATGTGGACTACAGAGCTTAACTACTTTCCATATGAGAACCTTTACTGGCTTAGCCTCAGTATGTACGTCCAAGGAGTTAATAGTCTTTTTTTAATCCGAAATATTGGAATATGCAGTTAGTCAAACTTGCCAAAACTGGCGTGATagtttttttctgatatttgTGCATATTCTGATACAAAAGCCTAGGTTAATTTTATTCACTTCATGAAAGGATTCCTGAATTACACAATCATTCCCAAACCCTATAATTGTATTCCTTTTCGTGGAAAGAACATCTACTGTTTATTTTAGGAACAGGTAAAATTCTATTCCGtgcagaaaagaaacacaatgtttcggctgaggagccttcttcaggtgttgaaGGCTGTTAGGTACTGaagatacagtattattatttttaacttgcTATTAAGTGAAACGGCAACATTTCTTACTAGGCAGCATATTTTTCCTTTCTAAAGATTTTGGGTTCATGCataacagctacagtatttatttcagGATGAGAAAGGTAACAAGGGAAACATGGTATTCAGTCAGCCTTTCTCATTAGATTGGTAATATCTCAGTGATCTTGGAAGATCCCACAACAATTAAAGATTTATTAATTGCACAATGCTAACCAATTAATCTACTTGAGTGTGACTGTAGAAAATATAAAGAGCTCATGGTCCTCAACATTATCTCACATGTATGAAATAAGTAAAGTCATCACGTGGGTTCTCTAGTGCAGTGGTTATCACACTGCAGTGATGTAATGTCTCAAACTAAGAGCGAAAATCAGCTCTCAGAATGGTGCTGGCAGTAAAGGTGCAATGTGAAATCACGAGTCATTCAAGGTTGattaattctgtattaatacCAACTGAAAAGTACTGCAGTATCTGTGACTATAGACATGCTGACTTGTGACTAACAGCCCAGGAAGGATCACCTGCAGGATGGCTTGCATATAGTAACAACTATTGGATAGCTTGGTATAcccatgtattttaatttaatctcttaaCATCACAAATCTGCAAAGCCATAATTTGCACATCAACATGGATGACAACCTTATTAGGTACTAACCAACtggtttttaaacagaaatagcAAAAAGGTTTGAGGGGCCGTTAGTATCACGGTGCCATTCTGTACTCTCACTGTACAGAACTATGCAaggtaattattaataataacatcaaCATAACCTCTTATTGTTCAAAATGATAATTCTTCTTCTTACATATCATTCAAGATCATTCAAAAGTTTCTGCTGTGACCTGTGACAatttattgctttatttatCTTACTTCAAACAAGCATGGACATTAGGAATGGGATCATTATCCACTTCCAAATTATCCGCTTCCAAGCTGTCAATGTCATCAGTGTATACAGAGAGAGATGTGTGGAGTGATAAAAGTCGTGCTTGAAAACTCCTAGTCCTACAAAGACCAGAAAAAGGGGATGATGTTGAGTGTCTCAAGTTGGGGCTGAATGTCAAATCTCCTGCTACAAGAGAAAGCGCCATTAATTTCCTTGCACCCCAGCCTCAGAGCCTCAGTGTGTGAACAAtgtggaatatacagtaaatattgatCATGTATATATGTAGCAATACACAGACAGACTGGCGTGGCCCCAGGCCTCCCAATGATAccgacaacaaaataaaaaacattgagaTCATGTAcgaattttgaaataaaaaaatcaaactattTTAAATGCCTCTTGTTTGACTAACAGAATAGCACTAAATATATGAATCAAATATAAACTTCAGTATACAAATTTATTGGAAAACAGAATATGGCGGTCTTCTGCAAAGATACAGTCATCTCTGCATCCCTGGATAATATTCTTTAAAggcaaagaaaacacaaattacaactgtagaatttttaaaaactattacaTTTAGTCATTGTACAATAAAATGCACTATTAATGATTTCCCCACCAAAGTAATTTGTAATTATCGATATGATTTTATTGATTGTTCTGAGAATTTACAATATTGATTTCCACAATGCAAAATTTCCCCTCTGGAAATTGGAAGGTTTTTGTCCTTCTATATAAGTCCTCTTTCTCTTGCTCTTAAGCAAACTAGTTAATTCAAGGAAACAAGGACAATTTTAACAATACTAGTTTAAACACTCCAGCAGTACTAATGTGTTTCCCAAGGATTATTCTGGGTTTATATCAGCAACAATTCATATACTAGCAAACCTCTGTATTGGAAGGAAGACACTGTTTTACACAGAAGGTTTGGAAGATTCCCTCTTAAACCATTAAGTGTTGCTTTAAATTGAAAGGAACCTATTGAAAGCTTGCAGATGAGCTCCCTTAGcttttccttcatttttaaccttttaagttttaattttgttttctagtTTTAAACAAAAGGGAAAATGTAACACTATATCACTAGGGACAACAACCTCTGAGAATTTGAGTGCTTGTGTATGCTTGCAATACTTGGTGAGAAGAGCTTGGCAGAACCTGTTCGGGTTATAGGCTTCCTCCTGGCCGCAGGATGAGTGAGTGAACCCAAAGGCAGCTGCAGGGTGGAGCTGAGGTGGAGGAGGGAGGCTGAAGACGATAGCAAAGGGAGGTGATTGAGTTCATGATGATGTAGCTAGTTTGATCGGACAGAGATTAGGTGCAAGATTGACTTGCAAGATTGACAAGGTGTGAGATTGATTTGTCGTTGTTCTCCCTTCCGAACTCCACTTAATAACTTCCATTTCATTTTAGGTAACATGACATACTGTtactattttgaaaatgtaaaagtaattaaaatgccattattagcatatataattaattttattttctttgttggcACATACACAACACTCTTTGATTTACTACATTAAGAACTTTTGTGACTGCTTTTTGTGGCTCCCTTGTCAAATTAAAAAGAGTATTGTCTGacacatttaattaatattttatgctaCTGCTGAGCAAGATtattttgacactttgtgtTGATTCCACTATTATGCTGCTCTAAAGACCTTAACTGGTATTTGTTACCTTAAACCAATCAAGCCTATGTTGTTAACTAGCTTTTAAATGATCTAATTACTTGTGGATGCTGCAAGAATTAACATCGTCCTGAAGGAGCAAAGACTGGAATTCTGATAGAGAGACATAATTGTACTTGTTTTTAATGGtctcacaaaatattttttctcacaaAAATTCATTTCTGTAGAtcactttttgttgttttttaaaatatagcaTAGTGTCTTTTCGTAACAATTTTAAGATGGCTTCTAGTGAAGGTACTGTAACATCTCAATTACTGAATTTGTTTCAGCAGAATATAAATCTCCACAACTACCACATTGCTATTGTTTTAGGTCATGTTGCAATCAGGAGCAGCTAATTGACACCTTCAG
This is a stretch of genomic DNA from Lepisosteus oculatus isolate fLepOcu1 chromosome 10, fLepOcu1.hap2, whole genome shotgun sequence. It encodes these proteins:
- the ccr8b gene encoding C-C chemokine receptor type 4, coding for MMAYNSSYDMMNSTASTLSLSSDYVYLYDDYEPCSTDTTITLGSNFLPVLFSLVFVVGLAGNSVVLLILIKHIRLKNMTDVCLLNLAISDLLFVLSLPFWAYYTSDHEIVSTALCKAIVGLYQIGFYSSVLFVTLMSIDRYLAIVHAVFAMRARTLCFGVVASIGIWTVAICGSIPAMAFNKVVAPESTTCQPEYPIGEEKIWKLIHNFEDNVLGLIIPLPIMIYCYVSILIVLLRSRNSKRHRAIKLIFMVVCVFVVFRLPYNVVVFMKSLQEFGIGDKCENAKRIELALQLTETVALIHCCVNPFIYAFVGEKFRKHMNHMFSRFSLCAYFCKQTSIHMKVSENETSNTPL